The Drechmeria coniospora strain ARSEF 6962 chromosome 02, whole genome shotgun sequence genome has a segment encoding these proteins:
- a CDS encoding DUF159 domain protein, translating to MKLQHVWPICAGARESIDALRDGTQSSIPADRFRPLQRASQVRQMLEEDGMPIDDAPDDDGVGAPRQSYNFAPGYHGIIYRADTPDWGAGPAPRSGDGDAPGPNEPSQPDVPSDSAETKTEAAHDGGSGSPSRSQYKLQSMRWGLIPFWTKRNPDYGTMMRTINCRDDSLSTPGGMWASMKARKRCIVIAQGFFEWLKTGPKDKLPHYVKRRDGRLLCLAGLWDCVQYEGESRAPSVDRGLRSGRVPVDAPWLTDKSGSDEKMYTYTIITTDSNKQLKFLHDRMPVIFDPGSEKIKSWLDPTKSEWDRGLQALLKPFDGELEVYPVSKDVGKVGNNSPSFVVPINSKENKSNIANFFAPKSSNNEKKSTYWQGSGAVPKEEAPPSSPQHKRHLSPTVGESPPTKKPTLERKRISATMNEKRSPSKSKTKSPGSQKITKFFGNST from the coding sequence ATGAAGCTCCAGCATGTGTGGCCGATATGCGCTGGCGCTCGTGAGTCGATTGATGCGCTGCGAGATGGCACCCAGTCGTCCATTCCTGCTGACCGATTCCGACCCCTGCAGCGTGCCTCCCAAGTACGACAAAtgctggaggaggacggcatgccgatcgacgatgcccccgacgacgacggcgtcggcgcgccCCGCCAGTCTTACAACTTTGCCCCGGGGTACCACGGCATCATCTACCGCGCAGACACCCCGGACTGGGGCGCTGGACCCGCTCCCCGCtctggcgacggtgacgccccCGGCCCCAACGAGCCTTCGCAGCCAGATGTCCCTTCGgactcggccgagacgaaaACCGAGgccgcccacgacggcgggtCCGGTTCCCCGTCCAGGTCCCAGTACAAGCTGCAGTCGATGAGATGGGGCCTCATCCCCTTCTGGACCAAGCGAAACCCGGACTATGGCACCATGATGCGGACCATCAACTGTCGCGACGACTCTCTGAGCACCCCCGGCGGCATGTGGGCCTCGATGAAGGCCCGCAAGCGTTGCATCGTCATCGCTCAGGGTTTCTTCGAGTGGCTCAAGACGGGTCCCAAGGACAAGCTCCCCCATTATGTCAAGCGACGAGATGGTCGCCTCCTCTGCCTTGCGGGCCTTTGGGATTGCGTCCAGTACGAAGGTGAGTCGAGAGCTCCAAGTGTGGACCGAGGTCTTCGATCTGGTCGCGTCCCGGTAGACGCTCCATGGCTCACCGACAAGTCAGGCTCGGATGAAAagatgtacacctacaccatcatcaccaccgaCTCCAACAAGCAGCTAAAATTTCTCCACGACCGCATGCCCGTCATCTTTGATCCCGGCTCCGAAAAAATCAAGAGCTGGCTTGATCCGACCAAAAGCGAATGGGATCGCGGGCTCCAGGCCCTCCTGAAGCcgttcgacggcgagctcgaagTGTACCCCGTCAGCAAGGATGTCGGCAAGGTCGGCAACAACTCTCCCTCCTTTGTCGTCCCCATCAACAGCAAGGAGAACAAGTCCAACATTGCCAATTTCTTCGCTCCAAAGTCAAGCAACAATGAGAAGAAATCGACGTATTGGCAAGGATCTGGTGCAGTCCCAAAGGAAGAGGCACCCCCGTCAAGTCCCCAGCATAAACGCCATCTTTCGCCGACGGTGGGGGAATCCCCTCCGACAAAGAAGCCAACGTTGGAAAGGAAACGAATTAGCGCAACGATGAATGAGAAGAGAAGCCCAAGCAAATCCAAGACCAAGTCTCCTGGCTCCCAGAAGATTACCAAGTTCTTTGGCAACAGCACATGA